In Hymenobacter sublimis, a single genomic region encodes these proteins:
- a CDS encoding outer membrane beta-barrel protein, translating into MRFCLPRLTGGSVAVLGAVILLLPFSTRAQVHPAAVVGTVRTSTGAAVEYATITLHRAADSAVVKTEFSDAAGQFHLAPSVGGRYLVSAAQLGYGRAWLGPLEVTAAPLPAPLAFVLTAGAATQLKGVTVTGQRPTFERLADRTIVNVEGSTLSAGNTVLDVLGRAPGVSLDANDNLALRGKQGLLVLIDGKRQPMTGAELANLLRSLPAEQVSTVELITNPPAKYDAQGGAGIIAINLKKDQRLGTNGSLNTAYGRGRYGKFTSGLSLNHRQKKLNLYGSYAYANRQSFQELDFSRTYRQDAGTTGLKTVQRNTPRGHLQSHTWRAGADYSLSKQTTLGAVVSGLSSQTPSKGLNEAAYFDAQNQLLGRSISINRRNLLTPNVAGNLTLRHLFPKDSLGTPELTADADVAHYGITRTLDLATTYQAPLTTTPGTLLGDQSGTLTLWGAKIDYIRPLRHRLRLEAGVKITQVSSDNDVLFVRTRDGVSQVDLGLTNRFRYSENINAAYVSLTRTRPELTVTAGLRGEQTNATGRQDVGQTSFSRHYFQLFPNLTLRRTLSDKHELTFALSRRLDRPTYNQLNPFRSYVDATSYRTGNPALWPATSVQAELTHTFRHKISTALSYTRTNRPVVNVYLLDADQLVASTDVNLRTQEYYGLTLTAPLEPAKWWKLYANAELFFIQFQGLVDGATPPAGQPGAIISLNNSLALGHGWSADLNSSYNSREQFAFQTIRSFGQVGAGVQKQLGKTLIRLNATDIFYTTPLRVTSRYRVLEESYRSAQDSRVVTASLTYRFGNDKVAAARRRATGAEDEKRRAATGQ; encoded by the coding sequence ATGCGCTTTTGTTTACCCCGCCTCACTGGAGGGTCCGTTGCTGTTCTGGGAGCTGTAATACTGCTCCTACCGTTCTCTACTCGCGCCCAGGTGCACCCGGCTGCCGTAGTGGGCACCGTGCGTACTAGCACTGGTGCCGCCGTGGAGTACGCTACCATTACCTTGCATCGGGCCGCCGATTCGGCCGTTGTTAAAACTGAGTTCAGCGACGCGGCCGGCCAGTTTCACTTGGCACCGTCCGTGGGAGGGCGCTACCTAGTGTCGGCGGCGCAGCTGGGATATGGCCGCGCGTGGCTGGGGCCGCTAGAAGTAACGGCCGCTCCCCTCCCGGCCCCCCTGGCCTTTGTCCTGACGGCCGGGGCCGCCACCCAGCTCAAGGGAGTAACCGTCACGGGCCAACGCCCTACCTTCGAGCGCCTCGCCGACCGCACCATTGTGAACGTGGAAGGCAGCACGCTCAGCGCCGGCAATACGGTACTGGATGTGCTGGGCCGCGCCCCGGGTGTGTCCCTGGATGCCAACGACAACCTGGCACTCCGGGGCAAGCAGGGCCTGCTGGTGCTCATCGACGGCAAGCGCCAACCCATGACCGGGGCCGAGTTAGCCAACCTGCTTCGCTCCTTGCCCGCCGAGCAGGTGAGTACGGTGGAGCTAATTACCAATCCGCCGGCCAAGTACGATGCCCAGGGCGGAGCGGGCATCATTGCCATCAACCTGAAGAAGGACCAGCGCCTGGGCACCAATGGCAGCCTGAACACCGCTTACGGCCGGGGCCGCTACGGCAAATTCACCTCGGGCCTAAGCCTAAACCACCGGCAGAAAAAGCTCAACCTCTACGGCTCCTACGCCTACGCCAACCGGCAGAGTTTTCAGGAGCTTGACTTCAGCCGAACGTACCGGCAGGACGCCGGCACCACGGGCCTCAAAACGGTGCAGCGCAACACGCCCCGCGGACACCTACAGTCGCACACCTGGCGGGCCGGCGCCGATTACTCGCTCAGTAAGCAAACGACCCTGGGCGCTGTGGTTAGCGGCCTGAGCAGCCAAACACCCTCTAAAGGCCTGAACGAAGCCGCCTATTTTGATGCCCAGAACCAGCTACTAGGCCGCTCCATTTCCATTAACCGCCGCAACCTGCTGACCCCGAACGTGGCCGGCAACCTCACGCTGCGCCACCTGTTCCCGAAGGACTCCTTGGGCACGCCCGAGCTGACGGCCGATGCCGACGTGGCCCACTACGGCATTACCCGTACCCTGGACCTAGCCACTACCTACCAGGCGCCGCTCACGACTACCCCCGGCACGCTGCTGGGCGACCAAAGCGGCACGCTTACCCTCTGGGGCGCGAAAATCGACTACATCCGGCCCCTGCGGCACCGCTTGCGCCTGGAAGCTGGCGTGAAAATAACCCAGGTATCGTCGGATAACGACGTGCTGTTCGTGCGCACTCGCGACGGGGTCAGCCAGGTTGATCTGGGCCTTACCAACCGGTTCCGGTATTCAGAAAACATCAATGCCGCCTACGTTAGCCTGACCCGCACCCGCCCGGAGCTGACGGTTACGGCCGGCCTGCGTGGGGAACAAACCAATGCCACCGGCCGCCAGGACGTGGGCCAAACCTCGTTCTCCCGCCATTATTTCCAGCTGTTTCCTAACCTGACGTTGCGCCGGACCTTGTCGGATAAGCACGAGTTGACCTTTGCCCTCAGCCGCCGCCTCGACCGCCCCACGTACAACCAGCTAAACCCGTTCCGCTCCTACGTGGATGCTACCTCCTACCGCACCGGCAACCCCGCCCTGTGGCCCGCTACCAGCGTGCAAGCCGAGCTGACCCACACGTTCCGCCACAAAATCAGCACGGCCCTGAGCTACACGCGCACCAACCGCCCCGTGGTGAACGTGTACCTACTAGACGCGGATCAGCTGGTAGCCTCCACCGACGTGAACCTGCGCACCCAGGAGTACTACGGCCTGACCCTGACGGCCCCGCTGGAGCCGGCCAAGTGGTGGAAGCTGTACGCCAACGCGGAACTGTTTTTCATTCAGTTTCAGGGCTTAGTTGATGGGGCAACGCCTCCTGCTGGCCAGCCGGGCGCCATCATCAGCCTTAACAACAGCCTAGCACTGGGCCACGGCTGGAGCGCCGACCTCAACAGCAGCTACAACTCCCGGGAGCAGTTTGCCTTCCAGACCATCCGCTCGTTTGGGCAGGTAGGCGCCGGCGTACAGAAACAGCTAGGCAAAACCCTGATCCGACTCAACGCCACGGATATTTTCTACACTACCCCGCTGCGCGTTACTTCGCGCTACCGGGTGCTGGAGGAAAGCTACCGCTCCGCCCAAGACTCGCGGGTGGTTACCGCTTCGCTGACCTACCGTTTCGGCAACGACAAGGTAGCCGCCGCTCGCCGCCGCGCTACCGGCGCAGAAGACGAAAAGCGCCGCGCCGCTACCGGTCAGTAA
- a CDS encoding pyridoxal phosphate-dependent aminotransferase, with protein sequence MQVSRMAGSLIGSEIIKIGNEVNDMIRKGEQICNLTIGDFDPSIFPIPAELQNEITRAYQSGHTNYPPANGMAALREAAATFTETRLGLAYSPNDFLVAGGSRPLIYATYLALVDPGDKVVFPVPSWNNNHYCHLSAAQAVMVETRPENNFMPTAEELAPHLAGATLLALCSPLNPTGTVFSKQDLEAICDVVLAENQRRQPGEKPLYLLYDQIYWLLTFGATEHYDPVNLRPALREYTVYIDGISKCLAATGVRVGYAFGPAVVIDKMKSILGHVGAWAPKAEQVATANYLPETTAVDEFLEQFKEKVQHSLDALHQGLQAMKAQGLPVDSMVPMGAIYLTAKLDVLGKTAPDGQILSTTKELTSYLISEARLALVPFSAFGTDGAAPWFRMSVGGASLESIEAALPRLRTALEALR encoded by the coding sequence ATGCAAGTTTCCCGAATGGCCGGTAGCCTGATCGGCTCCGAAATCATCAAAATCGGCAACGAAGTAAACGATATGATTCGCAAGGGGGAGCAGATCTGCAACCTCACCATCGGCGACTTCGACCCGAGCATTTTCCCGATTCCGGCCGAGCTGCAAAACGAAATTACCCGCGCCTACCAGAGCGGGCACACCAACTACCCCCCGGCCAACGGCATGGCGGCCCTGCGCGAAGCGGCCGCTACGTTCACCGAAACCCGCCTGGGCCTGGCGTACTCGCCCAATGATTTTCTGGTGGCCGGCGGCTCCCGCCCCCTCATTTACGCTACCTACCTGGCCCTAGTAGACCCCGGCGACAAGGTGGTATTCCCGGTGCCCAGCTGGAACAACAACCACTACTGCCATCTTTCTGCGGCCCAGGCCGTGATGGTAGAAACCCGCCCCGAAAACAACTTCATGCCCACGGCCGAGGAGCTGGCGCCCCACCTAGCGGGTGCTACCCTGCTGGCGTTGTGCTCCCCGCTCAACCCCACGGGCACCGTTTTCAGCAAGCAAGATCTGGAGGCTATCTGCGACGTGGTACTGGCCGAAAATCAGCGCCGCCAGCCCGGAGAAAAGCCGCTTTATTTGCTCTACGACCAGATTTACTGGCTGCTCACCTTTGGCGCGACCGAGCACTACGACCCCGTGAACCTGCGCCCCGCCCTGCGCGAATACACCGTGTATATTGACGGCATCTCAAAGTGCCTGGCTGCTACCGGCGTGCGGGTGGGCTACGCCTTCGGTCCGGCTGTGGTCATTGACAAGATGAAGTCTATTCTGGGCCACGTGGGAGCCTGGGCGCCCAAGGCCGAGCAGGTTGCTACCGCGAACTATCTGCCCGAGACTACCGCCGTGGATGAGTTCCTGGAGCAGTTCAAGGAGAAAGTACAACATAGCCTCGACGCTCTGCACCAGGGCCTACAAGCCATGAAAGCCCAGGGGCTGCCCGTGGACTCCATGGTTCCGATGGGCGCTATCTACCTGACTGCCAAGCTAGACGTACTGGGCAAAACCGCCCCTGATGGTCAGATTCTTAGTACTACCAAAGAGTTGACTTCCTACCTCATCAGCGAGGCGCGGCTGGCCTTGGTGCCCTTCAGCGCCTTCGGGACGGATGGCGCGGCGCCCTGGTTCCGTATGTCGGTGGGAGGCGCTTCCCTGGAATCTATTGAAGCGGCTCTGCCCCGGCTGCGGACGGCGCTGGAGGCTCTACGCTAG
- the tsaE gene encoding tRNA (adenosine(37)-N6)-threonylcarbamoyltransferase complex ATPase subunit type 1 TsaE codes for MISETILISSLDALPQAAAQVRAAMHGHSIICFEGEMGAGKTTFIKALCQSLGVPDDISSPTFSLVNEYRDAENQPIYHFDFYRLNDVREAEGIGALEYFDSGYLCLIEWPSRVEALLPPERLVITLTVTGPSSRELKIEN; via the coding sequence ATGATCAGTGAAACCATTCTCATTTCTTCGCTCGACGCGCTACCCCAGGCCGCCGCGCAGGTGCGCGCCGCTATGCACGGGCACTCCATCATTTGCTTCGAGGGCGAGATGGGCGCAGGCAAAACGACCTTCATCAAAGCCCTGTGCCAGAGCCTGGGCGTGCCCGACGACATCAGCAGTCCTACCTTCTCCCTCGTCAACGAGTACCGAGACGCCGAAAACCAGCCCATCTACCACTTCGATTTCTACCGACTGAACGATGTGCGGGAAGCCGAAGGCATTGGGGCCCTAGAGTACTTCGATTCTGGTTATCTTTGCCTAATCGAGTGGCCGAGCCGCGTCGAGGCGCTGTTGCCGCCCGAGCGACTGGTTATTACGCTTACCGTCACCGGCCCCTCTTCGAGGGAATTAAAAATTGAGAATTAA
- a CDS encoding alanine dehydrogenase → MPEAVPPGFESLATSRAYFTQESMLAVETRKRKLFIGLPRETSLQENRICLTPEAVKHLVEAGHEILLESGAGEPSKHSDHDYSEAGATIAYSQKEVFEADIILKVAPPTYDEIEYMRAGQTLISALQFGTLTGEYITALTKKKINAISFELIKDPSGARPVVRAMSEIAGSTVMLIAAEYLARSNEGKGVILGGITGVPPSQVVILGAGTVAEYAARAATGLGAEVKVFDNHLYKLRRLKMNLCTPQLYTSTLDTYALNQQIRRADVVIGALNAEEGRLPFMVSEDVVSQMAPGSVIIDVSIDQGGCFETSEMTSHSKPVFRKYDVIHYCVPNIASRVPRTATNALSNIFTPILQEISQHGGINEVLFTNEHFRSGVYVYKGSLTNASIARKFNMRYKELALMIAVRN, encoded by the coding sequence ATGCCCGAAGCAGTACCCCCCGGATTCGAGTCGCTGGCTACCAGCCGCGCCTATTTCACGCAGGAATCCATGCTGGCCGTGGAAACGCGGAAACGGAAGCTGTTTATCGGGCTGCCGCGGGAAACCTCGCTGCAGGAAAACCGCATCTGCCTAACGCCCGAAGCCGTGAAGCACTTGGTGGAGGCAGGCCATGAAATTCTACTGGAAAGTGGGGCCGGGGAGCCCAGCAAGCACTCCGACCACGACTACTCCGAGGCGGGCGCTACCATTGCCTACTCGCAAAAGGAGGTGTTCGAGGCCGATATCATCCTGAAAGTAGCCCCGCCTACCTACGACGAGATTGAGTACATGCGGGCCGGGCAAACCCTGATTTCGGCCCTGCAGTTTGGCACCCTGACGGGCGAATACATCACGGCCCTGACCAAGAAAAAGATTAACGCCATCAGCTTTGAGCTGATTAAGGACCCTTCCGGGGCCCGGCCGGTGGTGCGGGCCATGTCGGAAATTGCGGGTTCCACCGTCATGCTCATTGCGGCCGAGTACCTGGCCCGCTCCAACGAGGGTAAAGGCGTGATTCTGGGCGGTATTACGGGCGTGCCGCCCTCGCAGGTCGTGATTTTGGGAGCGGGTACAGTGGCCGAGTACGCCGCCCGCGCCGCTACCGGGCTGGGGGCCGAGGTGAAAGTGTTCGACAACCACCTCTACAAGCTGCGCCGGCTCAAAATGAACCTGTGCACCCCGCAGCTCTACACGAGCACCCTCGACACCTACGCCCTCAACCAGCAAATCCGCCGCGCCGACGTAGTGATTGGGGCCCTGAACGCCGAAGAAGGTCGCCTACCCTTCATGGTGTCCGAAGACGTGGTGTCGCAGATGGCGCCGGGCTCCGTGATTATCGACGTGAGCATAGACCAGGGCGGTTGCTTTGAAACCAGCGAGATGACGAGCCACAGCAAGCCCGTCTTCCGCAAGTACGATGTGATTCATTACTGCGTGCCCAACATTGCCTCCCGGGTGCCGCGCACCGCTACCAACGCCCTAAGCAATATTTTTACGCCTATTCTGCAGGAAATCAGCCAGCACGGGGGCATCAATGAGGTGTTGTTTACCAACGAGCACTTCCGCTCCGGGGTGTACGTCTATAAAGGTTCGCTCACTAACGCCAGCATTGCCCGCAAGTTCAACATGCGCTACAAAGAGCTAGCCCTGATGATTGCCGTGCGTAACTAA
- a CDS encoding glycosyltransferase family 39 protein: MLRNAFRLYHVYFLSFTWLFVQLILFSRYGVRIVFDSHRYIQHATEMAVQHHLVWDRNILYIGYTALLALFLKLQLPFEAVVVFQSLLSGVAACCLYALAQRLTSRWQAAFTATLAYVAWPDLQAWNFYIHTDALFCSILTIYTYVLLKAQKVRQLLLAAPLLGWLLFLRPNGIVIGVATFFYLLFLLKHYSQSIFRRVAVGASVVFILLAGFSFNRILHNIFSLISIYQGGSLFGGHPFGAVTSSTPLYIPAATAPLWQQLLLFIGHNPFYFTKLFVLKFIVFFAQIKPYYSAIHNISIILFIYPAYLLAWLGLKKTILSQPQRLFFLIVIGLQATIAAATLPDWDNRFIVPLLPGIFLLAAIGIPVGQQLSAPSSVRPAQVRQGKP; this comes from the coding sequence ATGTTACGAAATGCATTTCGCCTGTACCACGTCTATTTTTTAAGTTTCACCTGGCTTTTCGTTCAACTTATTTTATTTAGCCGCTACGGGGTAAGAATTGTTTTTGATAGCCACCGCTATATTCAGCACGCCACAGAAATGGCCGTGCAGCATCACTTGGTTTGGGACCGGAACATCTTATACATTGGATATACGGCATTACTGGCTTTATTTTTAAAACTTCAGCTACCCTTCGAAGCCGTTGTTGTATTTCAAAGCCTGCTTTCTGGCGTAGCCGCTTGTTGCCTGTACGCCCTAGCCCAGCGCCTTACCAGCCGCTGGCAGGCGGCGTTCACAGCTACTCTGGCCTACGTTGCCTGGCCCGATTTGCAGGCCTGGAACTTCTATATTCACACCGATGCCCTGTTCTGCAGCATCCTCACGATTTATACGTACGTTCTGCTCAAGGCCCAAAAGGTCAGGCAATTACTACTGGCGGCACCTTTGCTTGGGTGGCTGCTTTTCTTGCGGCCTAATGGTATCGTCATTGGGGTAGCTACCTTTTTCTACCTGCTTTTCCTGCTCAAGCACTACAGCCAATCTATCTTCCGCCGGGTTGCGGTGGGTGCATCCGTGGTATTTATTTTACTTGCGGGATTTAGTTTTAATAGGATACTACACAATATCTTCTCGCTCATATCTATCTACCAGGGCGGCTCTTTATTTGGCGGCCACCCGTTCGGGGCTGTTACCTCTAGCACCCCGTTGTATATTCCGGCCGCTACCGCACCACTGTGGCAGCAATTACTATTATTTATTGGCCACAATCCTTTTTACTTTACTAAATTATTTGTCTTAAAATTCATCGTATTCTTTGCACAGATTAAACCGTATTATTCCGCAATTCATAATATTTCTATCATTTTATTTATTTACCCAGCTTATTTACTTGCCTGGCTAGGGCTAAAAAAAACTATTCTCTCCCAACCGCAGCGGCTGTTTTTCCTAATAGTAATCGGCTTGCAAGCCACCATTGCCGCGGCTACCCTACCCGACTGGGACAACCGATTTATTGTGCCACTACTGCCCGGTATATTTCTGTTAGCGGCCATAGGCATTCCGGTTGGGCAGCAACTGAGCGCACCCTCGTCCGTGCGTCCTGCACAGGTTAGGCAGGGCAAACCGTAG
- a CDS encoding flavin reductase family protein has translation MPTPTPFRSIVPTDLKPSDWHPFMVGAVAPRPVAFVSTLDAAGNVNLSPFSFFNCFGSNPPILVFSPANRVRDNSQKHTLENVREVAECVIHICDYAMVEQMSLASTEYEKGVNEFVKAGFTEVASQQVRPPRVLEAPAAFECVVEQVVELGTNNGAGNLVICRVVRAHFREDIILPSGIGIDPEKLDAIARLGGDWYCRASGSSLFEVPKPNRNLGIGIDQLPEHIRTSEVLTGNNLGRLANIEQHALPTPEQVRAYQQEPLVAYTLNKFRGEPARQRRELMLLGKQLLEEGRLLEAWQVLLLAAPPAGE, from the coding sequence ATGCCCACCCCTACCCCATTTCGCAGCATCGTTCCGACTGATTTAAAACCCAGCGACTGGCATCCGTTTATGGTGGGAGCGGTGGCGCCCCGCCCCGTAGCCTTCGTCAGCACCCTAGATGCCGCCGGCAACGTCAACCTCAGTCCCTTTAGCTTTTTCAATTGCTTTGGCTCGAACCCGCCCATTCTAGTTTTCTCGCCGGCCAACCGGGTGCGCGACAACTCCCAGAAGCACACGTTGGAAAACGTGCGAGAGGTAGCCGAGTGCGTCATTCACATCTGCGACTACGCCATGGTGGAGCAAATGTCCTTGGCCAGCACCGAATACGAGAAAGGGGTTAATGAATTCGTGAAGGCTGGTTTTACTGAGGTAGCCAGCCAGCAAGTGCGCCCACCGCGGGTGCTGGAGGCCCCTGCCGCCTTCGAGTGTGTGGTGGAGCAAGTGGTGGAGTTGGGCACCAACAACGGCGCGGGCAACCTGGTCATCTGCCGGGTGGTGCGGGCCCACTTTCGGGAAGACATTATTCTACCTTCCGGCATTGGCATCGACCCCGAGAAGCTGGACGCCATTGCCCGCCTGGGCGGCGACTGGTACTGCCGGGCCTCGGGCAGCAGCCTCTTTGAGGTGCCCAAACCCAACCGCAACCTGGGCATCGGCATTGACCAGTTGCCAGAGCATATCCGCACCTCTGAGGTGCTGACGGGCAATAACCTGGGCCGGCTGGCCAACATCGAGCAACATGCCCTACCTACCCCCGAGCAGGTGCGAGCCTACCAGCAGGAGCCACTGGTAGCATACACCCTGAACAAGTTTCGTGGTGAACCGGCCCGACAGCGCCGGGAGCTGATGCTGCTAGGTAAGCAGTTACTAGAGGAAGGCCGACTGCTGGAAGCCTGGCAGGTATTACTGTTGGCCGCGCCGCCCGCAGGCGAGTAG
- a CDS encoding M28 family peptidase, giving the protein MRQRLLLILVLLAAGALRAHGQTPADTAHLRRHLVALTTTPAPRNYLHEASLNQAADYIRRELAAAGARTSEQQYEVQGRRYRNIVGYFGPSQGPRVVVGAHYDVCGEQPGADDNGTGVAALLELARLLGQQPRLPYPIELVAYTLEEPPFFRTKQMGSYVHAQALHEAGVPVRGMVALEMLGYYNDQPGSQEYPVGALKWLYGRRGNYVTVAQKFGNGQFGRQFARRYKAAATLPVKRFKAPAWLPGIDFSDHLNYWHFGYSAVLLTDTAFYRNKSYHEPTDTLARLDMRRLGLAVDAVLATLLRP; this is encoded by the coding sequence ATGCGGCAGCGGCTTCTACTTATCTTAGTACTCCTGGCGGCGGGCGCCTTGCGCGCGCACGGGCAAACCCCTGCCGATACTGCTCATCTGCGCCGGCACCTAGTGGCCCTGACGACCACGCCCGCGCCGCGCAACTACCTTCACGAAGCCAGCCTCAACCAAGCCGCCGACTACATCCGGCGGGAACTGGCCGCGGCCGGGGCCCGCACCAGTGAACAGCAATACGAGGTGCAAGGCCGCCGCTACCGCAACATTGTGGGGTACTTCGGGCCTTCTCAGGGCCCGCGCGTGGTGGTAGGGGCTCACTACGATGTCTGCGGGGAGCAGCCGGGCGCCGATGATAATGGCACCGGGGTAGCTGCCCTGCTGGAGCTGGCTCGCCTGCTTGGGCAACAGCCCCGGTTGCCGTATCCCATTGAGCTGGTTGCCTACACGCTAGAGGAGCCGCCTTTCTTTCGTACCAAACAAATGGGTAGCTACGTGCACGCTCAGGCCCTGCACGAGGCCGGCGTGCCGGTGCGTGGTATGGTGGCCCTGGAAATGCTGGGCTATTACAACGACCAGCCCGGCAGCCAAGAGTACCCAGTAGGCGCCTTGAAGTGGCTATACGGCCGGCGCGGCAACTACGTAACGGTAGCCCAAAAATTTGGGAATGGCCAGTTTGGCCGTCAGTTTGCGCGTCGTTACAAAGCGGCGGCCACGCTGCCCGTGAAACGCTTTAAAGCTCCGGCCTGGCTGCCCGGTATTGATTTTTCGGACCACCTGAATTACTGGCATTTTGGCTATTCGGCCGTATTGCTCACCGATACGGCTTTCTACCGCAACAAAAGCTACCACGAGCCCACTGATACGCTGGCCCGCCTAGACATGCGTCGGCTGGGGCTGGCCGTAGATGCCGTGCTGGCGACGCTGTTGCGCCCGTAA